In Candidatus Omnitrophota bacterium, the genomic stretch AGCATAAATAGGCGGGGGCTTGGCATTCGTTTCAAACTTTACAATTACGATCGGTCCCTGGACCGCGATGACTTTACCTTTTTCCATAACATTATATCGTTATATTGTTAAATGGTTAAATTGTTAAATTGTTAAACGGCTAAATGGCTAAATGGTTAAATTGCTATAACAGTTTAGCAATTTATCAGTTTAGCGGTTTAACAGTTTTTTTCATCCGCTCCACCGCTAACCGGCTGGAAAGAACCTCCCGGACATTTTTATCACTAATTTCGTGCAGAATCCTGAAATACTGAAAGCGCAGTTTTTTATCTATCTGTTTGATCTCGTCAGAACTGCCTTCCAAATGCATTACCCGCGCCGACCATTCGGAAAGTTTGCTCTCCCAGAAAATTCCGTATAATACGTAACTCATCCATATCTTCACCAGATACGTTATTACTTTGTTTAACTCCGGCTCAACAATAACCTTTTCTTCCCCGCCGGCGCTATTTTCGCCGATAAATCGGAACAAAAACCTGCAGGGAAGCACCTGATAGATCTGCACCTTCCAGACCGCAAAAGACACAAACTGGGGATAGACAATAATCGTCCGGCCAAACTTTTTATCTAAAAACCCCCGGACAATAAAATCCGCCAGGTCTTCAGCCTGCTTGTATTCCACCTCGTTATCGATACCGCTAAATAAGCTAAATTCCCGGCCGGCCTCGGCTATATATTTAGCGCCCTGCCTGCCGACCACAATCAATTCTTCGTTTCCCGAGCACTGCTCTAATGCGCTGTTAACTATTGAAACGTTCAGCTTTCCCAAAAAACCGATATCCGAGGTTACCAATACTATGGCGGGCCTCAAGGGAGAATTCTCTAAAAATAAATGCCGGCAGTCCCTGATATCCA encodes the following:
- a CDS encoding FoF1 ATP synthase subunit gamma — translated: MFQLTKLRKEIDFNKEIGGIINVLRGVASSEFYRLQKARKKLDEFIDYLQEFFQMLDIRDCRHLFLENSPLRPAIVLVTSDIGFLGKLNVSIVNSALEQCSGNEELIVVGRQGAKYIAEAGREFSLFSGIDNEVEYKQAEDLADFIVRGFLDKKFGRTIIVYPQFVSFAVWKVQIYQVLPCRFLFRFIGENSAGGEEKVIVEPELNKVITYLVKIWMSYVLYGIFWESKLSEWSARVMHLEGSSDEIKQIDKKLRFQYFRILHEISDKNVREVLSSRLAVERMKKTVKPLN